The DNA region aaattcagacaaatgaaaaaatttgtttacttgtctggtaaccttggttaccaatccaagaaacaactgaattaaatttttgttttcgtactataaagagtttaataaccgaattagcgataatgaaatgggaaaacagcaagtgtgcctgcaaaaggtcgagtggttccgaatcctattggaaccggaGTAGAATATGGGGCACTTGAGACAGACagcgtaggtgtgacgtcacgactTCCCCCTCCCCTCCGGCGCCAGTGGGGCACTTGAGACGAACAGCGTaggagtgacgtcacgacccTGTCGGCAAGTGAGCACGCGCCACCCCTCTGTTTGGGGCGGTTTGTAGCCTTTGTCGGCATGTGGGCACGCGCCACTCATCTGTTTGTGATGGTTTATAGCCTTTGTCGGTATGTGGGCAAGCGCCACCCTtgtcgtgggccacctcagaccaaaagcgtaggtgtgacgtcacgagtgtatgatatgcgcacctttcgtgggccacttcataccaaaagcgtagaagtgacgtcacgggtgtatgagtcgtgggccacctcagaccaaaagcgtagaagtgacgtcacgagtgtatgacatgcgcacctttcgtgggccacttgaGTCCAAAAGCGAAGGAAGACGCGTATGCgcgcatttgtttatttttacctgttcgtgggccacttcagaccagaagcgtagaagtgacgtcacgagtgtatgagtcgtgggccacctcaggCCAAAAACTTAGGAAGACGCAAGAGTGaatgaaaatgcaattaatttataattatgatttattacatattaaaaacaaaaacatatcaataagttaacaatttattattattattgtacatttatattacaatttattattgtacatttatattacaatttattatacattttgttatttcgaTACATGAAAAAGAGGTGAAAAAGTTCTTTCTTTCGTTGTTGCTTTCGAATCCCAGTCGTTGATTGGTGCAAAAACCGTGTTTCTAAAGTAAACAGAAAacatacatatacaatattaattattcaatggtAATTTATGTAGTTGATTACAACAGTTTGTTCTTCGACGGATGCGCAAGGAGATCAAAGCACTCCTGAGGATCGTTGACGATGGTTGTTTGGGGCTGGTTTTCGCACAGTCCAAACTTTCCCCAGAACCTATTCAACATTAGTTTGGCGAAGGGTTATTTTCGATGCGTTCCAGTGTTAGTTTCACTTTTTCAGCttcctgtttaattttgatgaatttattaatcatttctgTGAAAAAACCCAGCTGGCCCGCCGCATGGTTGTACTGACGCGTTTCGTAAGACCACACTTCAAACACTTCCACTATCCTGTAGCCTTTTTCCAAAGCTTTAAGTACTTCTACAATGACCCACGTCCCGGTGAACAACCGCTCTTCCTCCATATGGCAACACTCATGTTGTTGCGAACTTTCACTACAGCTGTTGCAAAGGGCGAACATTAACTTTCCCTTCATCCTGACGGGGAGAACGGGTTGGTACAGTTACGTGGgtggtaaaattttacatttcaccAAGCCATCTACGGTGGATAAATCAATGTCCCGGGCTGCAGATCCTATATGAATTGTAGAGTGTCCTATAGGAAATCGACCGTACTTGCACACGAACGGGTACAACAAGTATACGTCGATGCATTTGATGCGCTCATCCTTGTTACATTTGTGGTTCCGGTTCGTCCTCCATAAAAACCATCACGAGGATTCAATGGTGATGTTGCCAACACGTTTTCCACAAAATCACGCATTTCACAACACTGTTTTAATAAGATGCGGAAGTTACATTCCCACTTTTCGATAACTTAAAATCCTAGGTTGCAAAGTCGAGTCGTTTTAATGGTGGTAGCCCCGTAACGATTTCGCATGGTATCCATTTTATCTCCTCCAATCTCGGTGAAATTTGAAACTCGTAAACCTTCCGCTGCTCCTCATTAAATCTGTCAACTTTGAGTCCTCTTCCTACTATGTGTTCTTGACCTGTACCGGTGTGGcggacaatttaaatacacacaaTGTGATTTCATGCACTGCACTGCCGTCGGTCTGGATGGTTTCCTGTCGTGTTTCCAAATcgcaaaaaatgaataaaaaatcggTAAGACTGGGTTCCTTTGTGTTTGACTGAATATAACACTGTTGATATATCGGATGGTGTTTTTACAgacttttcaaaaaatttcaccACACTCATGCTTACGTTTTCCATCGACCGTTTTAGAGCACTATTCACACATTCGCAAGTCGCCACATTCGTTGGATGTCTTCTGATGATTTTCCAAACATTTCCGGCTCCTGAAGTGACGATGACAATCCGCACACTCTATTTTTTCCTCATCCTCGCACAGTGGTGATTCACGACAGCACGGACAAATTCCACTGCAGCGATGGTTGACGAGTGTATTGTAGGGAAGATTACATTCTTCGCACTGGTAATCACAGGAAAACGCAGAGGTTAACGATACAATCGCGTTGTTGTGTCCTTTGTGAAGTAGTAAATTAAGAGTTGGTCCCTCACTTTGTCCTTTAAAAATCACTTATCGTCCACCAGCACCGTATTTGAATACTGTAATTCTGTAGTTGGGTAAAGCACGCCGGAATGTGTGCAACTCCTGAATCCCAGCACCCTCTACGGGAATATCAACACCCGCTCTCTGACACAGTTCTATATtcctatatatatttataaatcaatttaccaTTGTTTGGTGTCAAGCCAAGTTCAGCTATAACGTAGAAAATGATGTCTAAAGATTCAagattattatcatcattaccATTTACAAAGTGGAATGCGTTGTTTTCtgtaataaacacaaataaataaaaaataaaaaaaaaacaacttacCCATGATAGCAGAATAAAAAGATGAAGTAgaagtcaaaaataaaataaaaatacgaacaaaaatattcgtgAGGATGATCAACGGTTTTTTTTCtggggacagagaggggaaagtgtaaacccccctccgggcaccgatccggagatcataaccaattggaaaccatatgtgctagcacatatgggggaaagggcgtgtatatacatacacgggtgaagttgaaccagaagacgggactgacaaagatgccagccccctgtcaactggttcccggaagaacaagcccaatctgaggaaggtcctagaacctccctgggtgaggattggtcttgcagttgatccgtcggcctcccgccaccactggcttgtggagcgggactGCCCGAAGATGATCAACGGAGTTATTCTTTCAAATATCAGTCAACAGTGTTAGTAAACTGATGGTTGATgtaagaatatgaaaatgagAGCAGAAGAGTCTAAATATAAGACCCTGTACCACCACCATCCCTACCATTACATTTCGAATGTGTGGGGGCGTTTCTTCTAGGGTGGTGATTTTTTCACTTCATTAGGTGGTGGTGGTTGTTTCTTTTTATCTATTTGGTGGGAGTGGATGGTTACTTGTGAGTGGTTGACAACAAGGGTGTAGGTGTAAACAGTGAATTCCAGAGTGgggtattttctttaaaaccaTTTGTATTCTGAAGAATTAGACAgtctagaatttttatttaattcttaaaatcattGGCAATATGTCAGTCAGGGCAAACGTGATTGAGGTGAGTTTTtagcttattatattattacaatttacttattaaacatatattttcttatataggAAAATTGGGACGACGATTGCGGCGGGCCTTCCTTTTTTGACACAGATTTTTACGTAAGGACGGAGAATCTACCGATCATCCGGAATCCACCTCACGGTCTCACTCGTGGGGAAAGAAAGGCCTTTAGGCGTCGCGAGGGTGAACGTCACCAACGATTGAGGAGAGAGGCTGAGGCAGATGCAGCAGCGGAGGACGCTGAGGTGGTGGCAGCAGAGGCGGTGGCTAAGGCCGCTGTAGCCAAAGCCGAAGCGGCAGAGCGCCGCGCCGTTGAGGCTGCGGCGACACTTGCTGGTCTCCAAATAGAGGCTAGACGGCTCCGCATCATTGCGGATTCATCAAGTGCAACAGCGAGGGGAATAGCCGTCTCCCTCGATGCAAAAagacgaaataaataatattatatatatatatatatatatatatattgtattgagaaaaaatttaatattaaaaatatacgttacaaataaatttgaatgttttttttcaattacctCACTGTTTGAAAACATCGGTGATAAATATGATGTACAGAGTGCtgacatttcatttcaatgtTGGTCATTGAGTATCGCGGTAATGGTTTATTAAACTCTGTTATTGACAACTTACCGTTTGAATTACATCTACCATTTTATCAGTACTGTGGTCCTggtacaaaattgaaaaaacgacTAGCGAGAGGTGATACAGGTATCAACGAGTTGGACAAAGCCTGTAAACGACACGACATTGCCTACGAGGAAAATAAATCGCTGCAGGATAGACACAAGGCAGACTTTGTTTTGGAAAACGGGGCGTGGAACCGTGTAAAATCCAAGAACGCTAATTTGGGTGAAAAAGCAGCCGCGTGGCTTGTAACAACGGGAATGAAGATAAAAAGCAAGCTCGGAATGGGTCATCGTACACAACAccaatcaaaaatttcattcaagaaAGACATTGTCGACAAAAtcgataaaaagattttaaaatcggtCGACATAAAACCAGGTAGCAAGTCACTACGAAAAATCGCTGCAGCGGCAATAAAAATAGCCAAAGTCAACACTAAACGAATTGGGGGTCGAAAAAACGTGAAGATACCTAGAACAATTCCGTTTAGTTCGAAACAAGGAGGAATTCTGCCATTACTGCCAATTCTCGCTGGTTTATCAAGTCTTGGAGCATTAATGGGTGGTGCTGCCGGTGTGGCAAAAACAATAGTCGACGCGAAAAATGCAAAGAAGAATCTAGATGAACGGAAACGACACAATCAACGCATGGAGCAAATAGGAAAAAAGGGTAGTGGATTGTACTTACGAAAAAACCCAAAAGGGTACGGTTTGTTCTtggaaaaaattccaaaaaactaCCGATAAGAGTGCCCGCACGAGCACTCTACGATcatgaaataatcaaatttgccaaacaattgaaaatacccTATTTTAGAGATGTTTTTATGCGTGACGCTCTACCTTTGTATCCTAAGAAAAACGAAAGTGCCGTCGTGAACCTGGACGATTCAACAAATTACGGAACTCACTGGGTTTGTTACGCAAAGAGAGGAAATCAAGTCAAGTATTATGATAGTTTTGGGGATTTACGACCACCGTTGGAGATAATTCGATACATgggaaaaaattgtcaaatttattacaatgtacACCCTGAGCAGAAGTTTAATGAGTCATCCTGTGGTCGTTActgcttgaaatttttatacaatataaaacaatgaatactttgtcatactataataataataataaagaaaaatcattaattttaatggagttttatttgatgacacacacacacacacacacacgcacacacacgcacacacgcacacacacatccacaattgctgttgttgttgttattattgttgttgcgttttctattattttgtgttaaataagCAGTGAGCTAAACTATTACTCAGTCTTATTTGAAACGTTGTGAGAGCAAtgtcatatatatttactcTTACAAGTACCAGccacatattaaatatcgatTTTGTAAATCCTATTCAGTTGGATCCCGAAGTACAGTACGGGCTCGCCTTAATTGGATTTCATTCGTACAACAGTATTCCGAATattgattcaaattataatacgTTTAACTACCGGAACATAGCCAATCGTATCGGATATATAGAAATCCCCGAGGGTGCATATGAAATAagtgatattgaaaaatatttacgaaagaGAATTATTCAAGATTCCATTGAAGATGAGTTAGCTGAAGGAAAGATTTTATCGATAAAACCTAACCATAACACCCTCAAGTGCGAAATATATAGCGAAACACTTGCAATTGACTTCAGCACACCGTCTTCTGTTGAGAAATTGTTGGGTTTTTCGGCAAAACTTCTAGAAACAGGAACACTTTACGAATCTGACTTACCTCTGGATATAGTAAAGGTGAAAACATTACATATCGACTGTAACATTACCACGGGTGCGTTTTACAAGGACAGACCGACACACACCATCTACGAATTTGCATTGGACAGCAACCCTGGCTACGCGATTGACGAAACGTCAAGACATATTATCTATCTCCTCGTAGTGAAcagaaatcaaatttcaaacatttcacaATTTTGAACCTGTTAATTTCCGAGGGGAGGAAATTATTATCCGATTGGAATTGAAAAAACTCACGTAAAATGGGTTTGACTTTCGATTACTATAATTCGGACAACAACAGTACAAATCCATCAGCATATGAAAAACCGTCATCGTGTGTGAATCAGCTTAATTATCAACAGCAAAAGAAGAAACAGAAGCAGAAGCAGAAGCGCAGGCCGAAGCAACGTTTGACTCTAGACAACGTATTGTTTTTACAATCACTGGGTTACAATGTCGTCGTACAATCAGGTGTTCGAGGTCTACCGCAAACCACGGTACGacgaaacaattcaaaaaatggaaaCTCGCACCTATTACCCATACATAAAAtcgttcaataataatgaCGTTATTGAAATCTCCATAAACCAGAGGGATTCCTGGGTACTGATGCACGAGGCGGCAATTGTGATTGAAGGGGAGCTGAGAAGAGATGGAGGTGAAGGTGAAGTTTCACTGGTCAACAATGCTGGTGCATTTATGTTTGACAATATCACTTACGAACTAAACGGAAAAGAAGTGGACTCTGTTCGTACACCGGGAATCGTCTCCACAATTAGAGGATATCTTTGTTACAATCAAATGGATAGCAATATTTTGAGTACGGCAGGATGGTGTTACCCAAACAATCTAGTTACGACCAAGAACAAGTCAACGTTTGTTTTAAGAATACCACTGCATCATCTGTTTGGTCTATTTATCGACTATAAACTAGCTCAATTTGGTAAACACACCTTAAGATTGGTCAGAGCTCGAAGCGATCTAGATGCTATTGTGTGTAAATCCTTGAAAGATACAGCACCCACCTCAGGTATCATCAAAATGACCAACATTTGTCTAAAAGCACCCATTGTTGTTCCAAATGAcatgctgaaaataaaattgttggattcgataaaaaatgataaacctATACTTTTACCATTCAGAAGATGGGAATATCATGAACTGCCACAATTAACAACTGGATCAACGAAGGAAATTTGGGGTGTGAAAACATGTACAGCTGTGGAGAGTCCACGATTTGTAATTGTTGCTTTTCAATCGGACAAAAGAGAAAATGATTCGGTTGATACGACCGTCTTTGATAATATGCGCGCCTCGGAAGTACGGGTCGTGTTGAACGGTGAATATTATCCAGCTGAACGACAGGGTTTGAATTTTGCCAAACACAGTTATACCGAATCACATTACAACTATACtcagttttttaacaatttcaaacatGATGCATCCCAAGCAAAGCAACCTCTACTCGATTATTCAACGTTTAAGGATAATAccatatttgttattgattgCTCCAAAAGAAATACAGCACTGAAACTGGGTACTATAGatgttaaattggaaattgaatcGAGGGTCGCATTTCCCCAGAAAACAAAGGCATATTGCGTAATCGTGCACGATTGTGTTTTGGAGTATCTACCGCTAAGTGAAATTGTACGCACTGtgacttaaatataagttggaTATCGGCATCACAATGTGAATAGaacgagaaaatatttcattgtgtaAACACCACAACGTCCACAACACTAGCAAACGCATGGAATCCAACAAGACTGTCGACGTCGACGTACCGGCgggcaacaacaacaacaacagcaacatcAACAAGAACAAGGAATGTGAAAGTATTGTTGCAATGAATTGCTGGAGGGATGTTTTCGAAAATCCGTttagatttagaaatttaaaatataaacctgTAGTTAGAATAATTACACCAAgaaatgtattgtaaaattaattgtgtgtacgagtagtaaaaatatcataataaaaaaaatcctaaaaatgacagcagtttatcattatcGATTCGACACAGGGTCGTAAACATCCTTCAAactgttgtggttgataagattgcaaccacatgttgggtgggaaaaatattttgtgagaaaactattttaatgtttgcctaatgattataaacaatcctaaatagggcagagcagtttatcattagcgGTTCGACACAGGGTCGTAAACATCCTTCAAactgttgtggttgataagattgcaaccacatgttgggtgggaaaaatattttgtgagaaaactattttaatgtttgtctaatgattataaacaatcctaaatagggcagagcagtttatcattagcgGTTCGACACAGTAAACACCCTTCAacctgttgtggttgataagattgcaaccacatgttgggtgggaaaaatattttgagagaaaactattttaatgtttgcctaatgattataaacaatcctaaatagggcagagcagtttatcattagcgGTTCGACACAGTAAACACCCTTCAacctgttgtggttgataagattgcaaccacatgttgggtgggaaaaatattttgagagaaaactattttaatgtttgcctaatgattataaacaatcctaaatagggcagagcagtttatcattagcgGTTCGACACAGTAAACACCCTTCAacctgttgtggttgataagattgcaaccacatgttgggtgggaaaaatattttgagagaaaactattttaatgtttgcctaataattataaacaatcctaaatagggCAGAGCAGTTCATCATTAGCGGTTCGACACAGTAAACACCCTTCAacctgttgtggttgataagattgcaaccacatgttgggtgggaaaaatattttgagagaaaactattttaatgtttgcctaatgattataaacaatcctaaatagggcagagcagtttatcattagcgGATCGACACAGAGTCGTAACACATAAACCCTTcacctaaattatattttcatatttccgtatttgtaatgaatttctataaattaattaaccgtcTATATTTAACGTTTAGTTTCGAAATGTCATCGGTACCGAGCTCTTCGTCGCCGTCGTCGTCATCGGCGCCGTCGCTGTCACCGATCATCAAGTACAccttagaaaaaattgaagaatttattcaaacgtGTATAGATCGGGAAAAAATCAAGAGACTtgaactgtataaaaataaaattgagaagGTTGTTAATGTGCGCGAGATTTACACCGAATCTTCTGGTACACATTTTGAATCATGTATTTGGGCTAATCCAACGACTGTCGAGGGACCCGATACTTGTGaatgtttttacatattcCGTGCAGTGTACGAAAGCAATCAACTGATGGGTTTAGACGCTGAGTTGTCTTCACACATTACCGCATCATCACCGTCCTTATCTTCGATGTCCGATTCTTCAGAGGCAATAAATCCATCACACtgtctacaatttttatgtaaaccaGAGAGTTTCGATAAACTTATGATATGTACAATTGAAATGTTAGGCATTATAAGAGAGTTGCTcaagaaataacaataaatttttttttttgctgtaaatttatcttttgttttattcctttgtaaaatacttatatacctagtcaaaattttaaactgcttCAGTGTAAGACAAACCAATCATGCAGTACATACAACAACGTCAAAAGTTACCCATTGAAAATCTAGATTATCTTGATGACGAAGCAGCAACAAGTGTAAAAAACAGAAGGCATGGTGAATTGTTACCCAACTTATTCAGAGCTCTGTTTATTGGACCTTCAAATTGTGGAAAAACAAATGCATTACTGGCTTTAATTTACGATCCGAACGGAGtacgttttgaaaatatttacgtatATTCAAAAACTCTGTATCAGCCAAAGTACAAACTGCTCGAATCCGTTTTAAATCGTGTCAAaggaatagaatattttcagtttagtaACAAGGATGAGTTGATTGAACCGTCGGAAGCTAAATGCAATtcggtatttatatttgacgatgttatatgtgaaaaacagaataaaattcgCGAGTATTACTCCATGTGTAGACACAAGAATATCGATGCCATGTTTGTAGCACAAACATACACCAGTGTATCCAAGCAACTCATTCGCGACAACAGTAATGTAATTGTACTATTTCGACAGAacgagaaaaatttaaagtatgtgTACAACGATCATGTGTCTCCCGACATGGCGTACGAACGATTCAAGGAATTGTGCTGCGACTGTTGGAGGGAAAATTATGGTTGTTTAgtgattattaaagattttcctCTGGACAATGGACGCTTCCGAAAAGGATttgatcaatatataaaagtgtaaGTTTAACATACAACGGAAACAGTCGTGACAATGTCGTCAAACAATACTCAGGTTATGCGTAAAATCGATGAATTATCCCGCAACATACGAAAAAAATACCAGTTACTTAAACAAGACAAATTGGATAGTGAAGCAGTGTTGGGTGAACTATTTACCCCAATCACCAAACCATTAACTGAATTAAcggccaaatttaaaaattctacaaaacAGACCACACCAGCAACAACACAGCAAAAGTTGTACAGCGACCCACCACAATTGAAGAAAATCGCCGACGATGACGACGATGACGTTTCCAAACAGTTAGAATCTgaagatgaaattttttacgATCCGGAACAATCAACTTTGTCCAAGAACAGTAACAGTGATGGTTCATATGACAGCACAAACGACATGTCGACTATCGTCTACACTCCTTTGACTCGTTCATACTTGGACCTGTATTTAAATGACTCTAAAAATAGGAAGGTCGATAAAACGTACGGTGTAAAGTACGATGTAGAAACGGAGCGATGGTTGATtggaaattctgaaattaatttcgataCCGGACTAGATCGTTTTACAATTGGAGGTCGAACGTACGACGGACGAAAAGGCATTTACGAGTTGCTGTTTAAAAAAAGTCCCGTTTTTTTTACAAGACACGATACAAAAgcgtatttagaaattttaaagtgtaCTAATGTACATCGAAGAAATTATGCACCTAATGGCTCTATAAGAGGCACGAATACGCTGAAATACAGAAAAGTGATTAAGCCGCTTATGGAACAATCAAACAAGGGCTCATCAACTGGCGATGGAAgtagaggaggaggaggaggaggaggaggaggaggaggaggaggaggaggatgtGAAGTACAgcgacaacaacaacaacaacatcgACGACGGCAACAACGACGAGTACCCTGTAATACGTTGAATAAACCCATCGAATACGTTTATTGGGATGATGTAAACGAACTGGTACAACGTCTAAAACTATTGGTTTCGTCAAAACATGCCGGAAATAACGCACATGACAATGAGATTATTTCAATCATTGAAGAACTAAAAGAGagtggaataataaattaaaaattttaatgcattttaatcAGTGTAAGAATGGGGCTGAACAAGTTCGGACAGTCCTCACGCAAAGAGTTCAGCAATAAGGatcataaaaattgcaaaCCCGTCTTACTACCCTTTGAGTTTACTCGAGACggaaatattgattgtaaaaGTCGAAAATTGTGTAATGTCTTGGCAGCCACGAACCTTCTCGACGCAGTAAACAAGGAATATGTAGATAAAAGGTTTGAGGATCATGAATacgaaataattgttataaaagagAGATTGGATAAAACTGTAGAATGGATATCATGGCTCATGAACCGATTAGATCCAGCGACACAATCAGATAATCAGTAAAGTGCGAGTGAAACCCTTCAGTTGACAGATGGCTAAACAGACTCGACATGGTagcagcaacaacaacaaaaactacAACAATCGCAAACACCACAACGATAAAATTGACCTGGTAAATGAACTACACCGACCGATGCGTATAAATTTTCCAAGAAGACAAACCGTTGTTAAAGGATTGGATGATTTGTGGCAATCAGATCTTGGAATATTGGACAAGTATGCCAAATACAATAGAAACTATAAATACATACTGGTTGTGATTGATTGTTTCTCAAAGTATTTATGGGTGGAACCATTAAAATCTAAGACGGGGACCGAGGTGGCAAAagcattttcaaaaatactgACGGACAGACGACCGAAAAATCTTCAAACTGATCAGGGCACAGAATATTTCAACAGTTCATTCGAGCGACTGATGAAGCAGCACAACATAAATCATTACAATACGTTTAGCAGCAAAAAAGCAGCGATGGCTGAACGTGTAATACgaacaataaaggagaaattgtataaacatttttcactgGATGGAGAATACAAGTGGCTAGACGTAATTCCTAAAATAGTGTCGGATTATAACAATACAGTGCatcgaacaattaaaatgagaCCGTCGGATGTGAACAAGGAAAATGAAGAACGTTTATACAGAGATGTGTATGCTGGCATTAAAATATGGACGGGACAGGGAAAATTTTCCGTCGGTGATTTTGTACGAATTAGCAAAGCAAAACATGTGTTTGAAAAGGGATACACTCCAAACTGGACCGCTGAAgttttcaagatattcaaAGTGGTGCACAGCAATCCGAGAACGTACATATTAAAAGATCTTGAGGGTACCATAATCAATGGTGGTTTTTATGAACAAGAACTGCAAAAGACAAAACACCCTGACCTGTTTCTAATCGAAAAGGTTTTACGTAGACGGGGTAATTTATTACTCGTCAAATGGTTGGGTTATAAGAAAGAAGAATggattgacaaaaataacgtTGTAGAGTAACCTGTAGAGACATGTTGAGATTTGTCGAGACCTGTtgtacaattttctgggggTTAGTTGGGTGAGATTTCGTTATTTGTGTATGTGTATGTAAGTTTAGTAGAGTTTCAAAACTCGGTCCGTGCAGACTAAATAgtgaataaattgtaataatagataacgtaa from Aethina tumida isolate Nest 87 chromosome 1, icAetTumi1.1, whole genome shotgun sequence includes:
- the LOC126265045 gene encoding uncharacterized protein LOC126265045; protein product: MSVRANVIEENWDDDCGGPSFFDTDFYVRTENLPIIRNPPHGLTRGERKAFRRREGERHQRLRREAEADAAAEDAEVVAAEAVAKAAVAKAEAAERRAVEAAATLAGLQIEARRLRIIADSSSATARGIAVSLDAKRRNK
- the LOC126264189 gene encoding uncharacterized protein LOC126264189, which encodes MSSYNQVFEVYRKPRYDETIQKMETRTYYPYIKSFNNNDVIEISINQRDSWVLMHEAAIVIEGELRRDGGELPQLTTGSTKEIWGVKTCTAVESPRFVIVAFQSDKRENDSVDTTVFDNMRASEVRVVLNGEYYPAERQGLNFAKHSYTESHYNYTQFFNNFKHDASQAKQPLLDYSTFKDNTIFVIDCSKRNTALKLGTIDVKLEIESRVAFPQKTKAYCVIVHDCVLEYLPLSEIVRTVT